The DNA window TGCATCACTATCCATTTCATGAACTCATAAGAAGAGAGATATACTGTATCCGCTTCTCGGTGTTTATACACATTTGCCAGGAATCTCTCACTGAGTACATCCAATATACTGAGGAGCCTGTCAGTTCTTTTCACTTTACCTCCTACTTCACAAAGGTAAGAGAGTCTTCTTTGTTTGTCTGCTGTGAAGGGAACAGACTTATGCAAAAACCACTTGGGAGTTTCCAAGGCTTCCTGCTGAATGCATgtaaaaaaaccccccacaaacacacataggCGGAAGGTTCACAGATCATGAATGTGAGCCAAGGTTTAACCTCCCATCCTtaatcttgaaagaaaatgaggCATTTGGTTTTGAATGCTGGAGCCAGAAGAACAAGCAGGTTCTCAATCAAGATTCCTAGATCCTAGGTTATCTCAAATTATTGCTGGCTTACCTGAAACAAAGGAGGTTGCTTTTCTGTGATGGAAACCTTATCCATCCAGGAATCCAGATGTTTTAGCATGGAGGTGCTCTGAGTAGCCACCGGAAACTTAGCTGCCAAGGTTGGCCGACTGGACACATGCAACTGCTGCTCCTGTTGGACTATCTGAAGTTTCTTTAATAACTCTTGTGGTGAAATTACTCCCGAATTGCCAGACTGGTtcgcagagagagagatggactgtCCAGGAAGTTTGGGTTGTTCTTTACCAAGGGCTGGAGGTCCTAAAGTCTGGGCTGGGAGGGAGCCATTGAAATACATCATATGTGGCTGAGTTACACTCTTTACCTGGGCCACTGAGGAAACAACAGGAGTCTGGCTAAAGACTGATGCAACTGAATTTGCTGGTCCTAAGTTGCTAGGCTCCAGTTTAGCCATCTGTCCTGACTGACCTTGTAGTTGCCGGAGTAGACTCTGAGGGGTAGTTGTATCCTGGGCTGGATGAGGTGGCTGGATGTTCTGAGAAACCACTGGCTGGAAGAGTCCTGTGAAAACTTCCTCCATGGTAGGTTTGCTGCCATTCTCACAAACTCGGTTCTCAGGGAGTTCAACTACTGGGTGAAGCTCAGCTCCACGCACCATCAGCTTTTGAATGGCTGGGCAAAGCTGCTTCTCTGCTGTAGGGGAATGTCTCCCAGGGTCCTCGTAAGACAAAGAGCGCACAACCCCTTGCTTCAATGGGAAGTTTTCTTGGCGAAGTTTCTGTGACTGTTCTGCGGGATCCTGGTATATGCTGGATTTGTCCTGCTTTCCAAAGAGGGTCATTAAGGATAAGTGCTGTGGTTCAAGGTCTACTTTCTGTGGGGATGAGAAGAAAACCTTTGTAAATCATCATAATAAATGACGTACAAGGTCAGACAGCAACATCAAAGGAAAGGACAAAACTGACTTAACTCTCCAACAGTTAAGCAAACGGCTGTGTTACAACAGGTAGTGGGATCATATTCTGCTTTTAGCAAAAATCCAAATTTGGAATGCCAGGTGGAAAAGTGGCTGAAGAAAAAAGATGCAGGGGAGAGTGGCAAATGGCAAATGTTCCTTGTGAGTCTGGCATCTTCATCATCGACATCATCTGCTGGAGACTACTCTGCAGAGGATAAGAATGGCTTTGGGGGTGGTTTAGTACATGATTCAGCAAGATGTCATATGCCTCCAAGACTTACTAGGGGTCATTCCTTGGCTGAGGGTAACTCTCCTACTCTTtaaggcaggatgatgagcaCTGTCTCAGATGTTACATGGTGGTGCAGGGTTACCATCACCACCCTACACCATGCATCTAGCAACCTACTCTTCTGGACCAGAACAGGCAGTGGTACAGGTGGTAGACCTACCCTTGTCATGAGATAAGGTTGGGGGGAggatggagaagaaagagaagtgttGTGGTGCTAGTAGACTGCTGgctgccaaaaagaaaagaagagacaatCACACACCAGCCACCAGAAAAAATCTATCAGCACAATGCCTGACTCTGAGGGATCTAAAACACACTGGGAAATGTCCATTGAAATTGCCTGTCCTTCATTACAGGCCATGTTTAGATCACCCTTTCCATTGTGAAGTCAGAGCTATTGTTTAGAAGAACTCCACTAGTTAAAGTTGCTGCTGCCTTTTAAAGTGTCAAATGCCAGACCCCTTGTTTGGAGACATCTTGTCCTGgttaatttgttatattttttaaaattctccctgGTGGAGCAATGATAGCAGTCCTTAGAAAATAACCaagaaaccccaaaacaaaaggTGAAACAAAGATAAGCGTTTGTGCTCTTTCTTATCCAAATCTTTGTTCATGCAAAAAAATTTTGTCCCATATTTCAGAGGGAATGCTACCAGGCTACTAAGGCAGACAAAGTGGCACGGCAAAATTTCTcctggtaggtaggtaggtaggtaggtaggtaggtaggtaggtaggtaggtaggtaggtaggtaggtaggtaggtaggtaggtaggtaggaaggaaggaaggaaggaaggaaggaaggaaggaaagaaagaaagaaagaaagaaagaaagaaagaaagaaagaaagaaagaaagaaagaaagaaagaaagaaagaaagaaagaaagaaagaaagaaagaaagaaagaaagaaagacctacTTCAGATACTTCATATCGAAAGGTAAGGCCACCCCCTTCCAAGGTTCTTCAGCTGTGCCAGCACTCCAAAAGTTAGCAACACCCAACTCCCCATTTTCCCAGGGTTTATCACCCCTGGGTTTGTCAGCCCAGATCAATGAAAAGgtgtatttcttattttttttaataaccatTTTTTTACCTTCTGAAAAAAGTGTCTGAAGTATAATAGTGTTTTTTTCCTTGAAGTTGTGCTTAAAATGCTGCATAAAGCTATGACAAAATTTAGACAAGCCCACCTATGACAAAGATACCAGCTCTATAAGGGGACAGGTGCTAAGGCTGGTATGAAAGGACAACTATGCAGGATTAGAAGCATGATGACAGATAGAGAATTGCATTCTTTCTTTGCTTGGAAAAGCTCCTGTGAAAACTTCAGTGGTACTCGCTCACTGAGGATGTGGGAGGGTTGGAACACAACAGAGACTAGGAAAGATCAAAACTTTATACAACCATGTGTTTACTGTGGTAATAATACTAATTTATAAGTAAcactggattatttatttatttaaaatattaaatgctgcctttctcctaaagcaggggtccccaagtcctggtccgcggcctggtgccagtctgtgggcttcccaAAATTGGGCTGTGGGGACGGATCTCTACCCCCCCACGCACGCATGGTTGGCGTGTCACGCTCACGGGGGGCATGGCACCTGTGAAAGTGACACGTTCCCCCGTACACGGAGCCCACCCAACTGGTCtgcggttccaaaaaggttggggaccacagtcctaaaggatccaaggcagcttacagtaacAAAGTAACAAAGGCAGACTCACAAAGGGAGATACTCTTtgtaaggagcctcatggcacagtggttaaactgcagtactgcagtgaagactctgctcatgatctgagctGAGGTAGCTGGCTTGGTATTGAcacggccttccatccttctgaggtcaggaaAATCTGAGTACCTGGCTTGTGGGTGAGCAATGtgtagtttgcataattaaattgtaaactgcccagagagagctttatgcactatggggcggtatataagcagcacactttgctttttaaatacaggTATCttagacccaagctgtttagaatGTTATAGGAAAATACATGAGCATATAGATAAGGGACAAAGCTTAATGGTGAGCAAAGTACTTATTTCATAACAGGTGAAAGGATTTGCTTTACCAACAAGAACACCACACAGGATTTTAACTAGTAACTAGTAAACTTTTCACAAAAAAATTATGTGTCCTATCTGTTTTTAATGACACATTCCAAAGTACTCTGAGCCCCTTTAAGGACCTTCCTCAACCTGACAAAAATACAGAGGTCAGTCACAGCTGAAGAACTCCCTCTAACTTAAAATGTATTCTGCTACTTCCCTAGCTACTCATATCCAGCTTCACTCATATTCAAACCCAAAATGTCTTCTCTAATATCCAAGCCCTACTGGCTTCCTCATTAACCAGGCCTCATTTGCCTCTTTCCCCAGGCCAGCTCTATCAGGCTACTTTGCTAACTAAGTCTAAAACTCACCTGGTGGCCAAAACTGTCAGTCCCAACTTCTAAATCTCCCTCTCCCATCTGACTGGCTGTTGCTTTGCCACAATGTAATTGGCTAAGCCACCTTTAAGAAGCTGTCAGTTTACCTGTCCTGCACAACTTCCTTATTAAGTCTTTTAAGACAGTACTGGTATGAGTCAAGAGTGAAAATACATGAACATACCTGCGCTTGATGAGATGTACATTGGTGAGGAGTCTCACTAGGCTTCACTGGGATTGGTTTAATCAAGTTGGGGTTGTTGTATATAGCGGAAGAGCTGGTTATTTGTTTTGGTTCTGAGCATGTCTtacactggaaaaacaaaaacattttttctcaAAGCAATGTTTCTTTATTAGAacaaatatatttgaaaagagaaaacatcACTGACATATTGAAAAATGACCCTGAAAAATCAAGGATTCTTGAGGGAAAAGACAATTTGGTTTTCTAGGGAGATGAATCACGTGTAAGGGAACTACCTAAATACAATAAAGATTGAAAGATCTTTgaaaccttttccttttttttgtctgCCTCCTCACCCTCTGTTTAACTTACACTTAAAAGCAAACTAAAGGATAAGTATTCATTTCAAAGAAAAGATGTATGTTTTAACTATAGTGGCTTCTAGGTGGCACACTACACTTAATgttaacagtatttttttaagtATATTTATAGACTGCCCTTCAGCTTAAGGCATTCATGAGAACATTTCAAGATTGGCCTGTTGAAAAATGTACTCTCTGAATCTGTTTTCGGGGCTGCATGCATCCCAAGAAAGCCcataagaacatctgggagaagGCTTTAAGCATGACATCATTTGCAAATTTATGATATTAGATTTTTGGTGAGGATTTTCTTCTTCAATAAAACAATGTACTTGCAACCAAAAGGTCATCGGAAACAAGCTGTAGCAGGCATTTAAACAGGAAATAATTATTGAGGGGAGGGACACACTATTCTCTTCATTTGATCATGTACTTGAAAATGtacatggaaactcacaggtcTCAGCATAACCTTCGGCTCTATTATAATGCAGACAGATTTCAGGCTTGCCTTTGTTGCCTGAGTGCTACATGCTTATGCACTGAAGAAAAGAGAACTAAAGTGCATTTCCAAACATGTAAGTGGTTGGCACTGGCAGTTACAGAGATGCTGAACCAAACCTCAGCACAACAGTTTACAAACATCTTTCTGTGAACAGAACAAAGAGCTTATCTAGAAGTTCTTGAGTGATAGTTTCTCTTAAGCATAGTCACCTGCTGTGGTGAAGGTGGAGATGTAGACATCTACAGATACAACTGACATCAAAATTAACCTCCAAAACTGAATTAGTATATCACAATATGAACTCTGCAATGTCGACATGATTTAAAATGCGTGTAGGGTTCTACTGGCCCCCAAAACCATTTGCTGAGATCTTGTGTCATTTGTCTACTATGTAAACAGAGCAAATGCATTTCCTCTCTTTATATTCCTTTTTCACAAGAAACTAGTTCTGGCCTACAGAGATGAAAAATAAGTAAAGAACTGAGTAGGATTATCCAGGGTCTATACGTTTATATATTtacttgttttaaatatttatatactgccaaCCTTCTGGGCAGTTTTTAAATACAAACTACAAAGATGAAGGTATGATTTGAGCAGCTATATATGGTAAAAGATGGCCCTTCTAGTACTGAGATGCCAAGCTGCTGGCAACAAATGTTCATACTCAAAATCAACAGTATGTACGGGTTGAATTCCCTCAAGGATCTGTTCTCATCTGTTTTGCTTTAATAGGCATATGTCTTGGCAATTTATCAGGTCATACAGGAGCAGAATTACTAACTGTTTAACCAGGTCATCAAAAGAACCATGTATACACCAGAGGACCTCACTGTAATAGGCAAAATCAAGAAGGAGAATGTATGTAGCTTGAAATGTAGCTTGGTGGATGCTACTCATTTTAAGCATGCACTTTGTACTTTTTTGCTATTCTCCTCAAAGTCTCTAGAGGACATAATGCCACATAACAGCAAATCCACCTACCAatagaaattaaaacaataaaaatacaaaaaccatTACCGCCGCTAAAACAAGCTGCTGCAATAACCagtacaacaacaaaaccaataaaTTGTATCCCACTAAGAGCACACTTTCCTATCTTGTGCATGTTTCATAGCAcagatttttgttctttctcttcttcaggaTTATCCAAAACCACAAGAAGAGAGGCTATGAACGATAAATAGGCTGATTCTAGCACAAAGAATCTTGACTCACAGAAAGACAAAAGGTAAAACAGCTATTCTGAGAAGCACAGTGGCTCTGAGGTGTGCTAATACTTGATGCAAACGGAACTGTAAAGTGTGTCACCTCTGTTCAACTTAATGTACATGATTTTTGGCTCTGAGCAGACAGTTGTTTCTGTATCTCATAGCACTTCAAAAGACAAAATTTTCTCGGCAACGCATTATGTGAAAAAATATAAGGTGGAGACCTAACCAGCATGAGAATGACTCAGTCTTCGAATACATTGTTTTCAAACAAATGTCTGAAATAATAAGGATAAAGAAAGGAAATCACTAAAGTATGTGTACATTCCTCTTTACAACCCTCTCTAACATTGAAAGAAAGGAAGCCATTTATGCTGTACAAAGCTTAATATTTCATTTTCCATTCCATAGTACAAGATGCCATAACAAAAATGttctagaaattaaaaaaatggaataaaaggtGGACCCTTGGCTCTACTGTTTTAATATGTGTCCTTACGCTGTTGGACaagtaactggtaaaaccaatcaaAGCTTGCTGTACTAACAAGtaagtaataataaaaaataacctGATTTGATTTTACAGTATTTCTACATTTCTCTCAATCCTTTCTCTCGATCCTATCACCTTCAATACTGTCTCTGACAGGGacctgggagagggccttctctgttgctgctcccagactttggaactcccacccacaggaggccaggctggccccatctttgctcttctTCCAGGTGAAAACCTTCTCCAGGCAAGTTTTCCTTAATAACTAGCTGCCTGAGGGGGTTTTTTAATTGGATTGCTGTGCCtcactactttgaatgtgttttcggtGTTGCTTTTGTCTATcttttttagtgtggcatttgtttgatcctttataGTATACTTATCATTTTttcgctttaaatattgtcttgtaatgatgtaagctgccttgggtcctttttaagaagaaagttggggtaaaaatattttaaataaataatacagcgACCATGGTTATTATACTATATAGTCTATATTTTTATCTGGAAGACGTTAAAATGTATGTTAACTTcagtattatatattatatatttttatttatttatttatttatttatttacaatattttttagccgcaccattgccaatgcCAATTGCCagtgttctttaaaaagaacactgtATATTTTAGGTTATATTAATTAATAATGCTTTTATCTATTACgtcctttaaaatatgtttttatatgttaTTCTGTCCAGGTCTATGACTGTTGAATAAAGAGCCTACCTGCTGGAGAGGTCTGGTCCCAAGATATTCAGATATTTGTAAATCAACAAGATCTTGAACGTGGCTCAGTAActagtaccctgttttcccgaaagtaagacctaagctgaaaataaaccctagtatgatttttcaggatgctctacCCACAAAATAaactccagttaagtgaaaccctgccctctgcCATTTTGCAGtattgtgaagcaaccagaagaagatgtgactgtaaaataaaacatcccctgaaaataagccctaacacgttttttggagcaaaaattaatataagaccctgtcttatttttggagaaacacagtaagtactgtgtttccccgaaaaaaaagacaggatcttatattaatttttgctccaaaaatgcattagggtttattttcaggcaatgctttattttttcatgtacaacgatctaggtaaaggtaaaggttccccttgacaattgtccagttgtgtccgactagGGGGCactgctcatcccagtttccaagccgtagatccAGTGTCtgtccgtagacaatttccgtggtcacgtggccagcgcggctatacacggaatgctgtttaccttcccaccgtggtggtacctatttatctactctcatttttacatgctttcgagctgctaggttggcaggagctgggacaagctcactctgccgcgtggattcaaactgctgatctttcgaccttgcagcccagaagctttgtggtttaacctacagtgccaccatgtcaccatacaacaatgtactgtatatttattcaagtacagtcaaCAGATGAAATGTTTACCaatgtttacaaatatgtaggaaggactcccaaTATCCCAAAGACCCTGTTCAAACGTAGTTTGCCCTAGATGATAAAGGTTCAAatgatagctataaaaatgctgtaactGATCCTCCCAATATATTACAGCTAGTACACAACTATCTGTTGgacacttttttaattgcattttgtatattttagccatataatatgttttataaaCTGATtgtacattttcaaaatgtatacaatattttagccatatgatatgttttatgagctggtcaactgaccataattaataaataactaaataactaaataactaaataactaaataactaaataactaaataactaactaaattcattcattcattcattcattcattcattcattcattcattcattcattcattcattcattcattcattcattcattcattcattcatttcttcttctggttgctgcgcaatggtggaaggtggggtttcacttaactgggcttatttttggggtagggcctatattatgagcatcccgaaaaatcctactagggcttattttcaggctaggtcttatttttggggaaacagggtagtcagAGCAGTTGCTTCAGCACTGGCCTAATATGCACACAGCTCACCAGCCTACTCAGTATCCTAGCTGCCATTGTGTGAACCAGCTGCAGCTTCCAGACCAAACATAAAGGCAGCCTGACATAAAGCTCAGTACAGTAATCTACTCATGAAGTTATCTGTGCATAGAGCACAGTGGTCAGACAGTGGCCAAAAAAGGGTGAAGTCACACGTATCAGAACTAACAGCCACTAACGGACTTATCCTGAAAATCAAGGATATGTGTTCTCCTCTTCCAGACACATCTTACGCAATCACTGTGGTACTTAAATTTACttacttttctctccttttccttttgttgcaTACCTATTAAATTGTAAGGTACTCTTTTTAACTGTGAACCTCATGTTCATTGGCAGAGAGATGGCATATgaacataaatattaaataaataaggcataaaaataaacattaaaatcatATGTACCAGTGACCCTCATCACAATTTTTTCTTATCGTATCAGTGGATAACAAAGCAGTGGACACATAAACACTGTTTAAGTCAGTACTTGTCAAGGTCTATAAACTCCAGAATTCAATGGTACTAGGGCTGGATGGGTCCTCTTCAGCAGTAGAGAGGAAGTACCCTATAAACCTCCGTATTTGTGGGGACAAGAGAACAAAACCGGCTGCTATGAAAGATGACAAGTTCTTAGACTCTTACTAAATCTTAGCTATACTATATACACTTAGAAATACACTATTCATTTAGTACCTGGCTTTCCTTAAGCCACATGAACCCTCTTCTTCTCCAATGATCTTTCTCTTGATTTCAAGAACAAAGACAATGGCAGAAGCAACCATAAGAAAAAGTATTCTCCAGGTAGCATGAGGCTTCCTGAAATTCTGCTCCTGAAGACAGGGCTTGGGTCTTAACACTTTCTAAGACCAGGACTTTCGCTGATATACCAAGAGCCTCCTCTATTTCAGGGCTGGGTCAGGATCTGGAAGCCCCTTTGTAGCCCCCATCATTTCTGCTGGCAGCCCGTTCACCACCTGTTTATTTCAGCAGAATATAAATGACTGAAGAAACTTAATGAAGGAGACAGAGGATAGTAGCAGTGGCAAAGGTGCCTCTCTGATGAATGAATAAGGGAAAGAACCTCAGTCTCACTCGATGATCGCAGACCTGGTCCGACTGCTCACATTACTTGCCTATTCTTGGTTCTCAAGTTTAGGGCCCATATGTAAATcttacagaaaagagaaaactggCATTTTAGACTGCTGTGAACAAATCTACTACATAATAAAATGAATCAAAgatgaaacaagcaaaagaaagctTGACACTGCTTTACAAAAGATCAAAATATACCTTGGTATATTCATCTTTGGCTCTGGTGAGCATCTGTAGGATATCCACTTCTTTGCAGTCACCTGAATTCAGATTAACCGGGGAAATTCCTATGCTAGCCCCGTGCTGTGCTTTCAGCTGCTCTTGCTGAGTTAAACTGGAAATGGGGGTGAAGTAAGAAATGATTGAGAACATGGAATTCATCTTTGATtgcttcaaataatttaaaagacattAAGAGTGGTTTgaggttgttgatttttaaaaggaaactaaataaaacaacaacaacaatacaaagtTTGCCTAAGGTTAATAATGTGATTTCTTCAATTTTGTGCATACTGGACTGTAAAAggctcaaatacagtggtgcctcgctttacgattgccccgcattacgatgaatccgctttacgacgatcttttgcGATCttaaaacgatggtctaaatgggggaattttgctttgcgatgatcagttccctgcttcgggaactgattcttcgcaaaatgacatttttctaacagctgatcggcggtttcaaaatggccactgggtaattaaaatggctccctgctgtgtttggggacggattcctcgctatacaggcagcgaaaatgtctGCCGtttagaggatcttcgctggacggtgagttttaagcccactggaatgcattgaaaggttttcaatgcgtttcaatggcctttttaaTTTCcgtttacaatgttttcgcttaacggcgattttcctggaacggattatcgccgttaaacgaggcaccactgtaccagcatCTCAGAAGCTTCTTTCTGTAACCAGGAGATGCATTAAACAgtggctcattttttaaaattgttgttggtggaaggatagcaaatacACACAAATAAGTCTTTTAACTGCCAGCAAACAGCCAATTTCCTGTCCCAGCTGTTTTATAATTATTGCAAACTGCTGAGAATTCTAGCAGGCAGTAACTTGGCTGAACTATGCTTAACCAGATGAAATGCTGCTATTATAAACCACTAAACACGGTTTGCAATTGCACAAGTACCCGACAAACTAGTCTTTTACTGAAGCAAATTATCAGCCTGAGAGACATTTAATCACCAATAAATACAGTGTGGGATTGTTTACAAAAATTATCCATCAGGTTCTTCAAGCCGTTAGCTTGTTGCTCCCAAAACCTTGAGTAAAGTATTTTGTATCACTGATGTGTCTATTCCGGTGCAGACAACTAAAGGCAGTCTTTCCCTTTCACCACAAACATATATACATTGGCCAATGCAAGTAAAATGATATAGACATCATGTTCAGCCACACTGCTCCCACAAAAAACGAAGTACCACAATATCTTAATGCAGGGATGTGGTCCTTTAACAGTCTGGCATTACAACCCCCCAAATCTCTAAGTACAATTCATGCTGACAGGCCTCTGGAAAGTGAAGTCCAATTCGTTGGCAGGACAAAAGAGTCCACCCCATCTTAAAAACCAACAATATGAAGCCTATATTGTGTGGTGGCTTATAGCCATTCCATGGGAACTTTCTCACCAGTTACTGAAACTTTACAGGTGAGGCATCAAATGGTTAGGATCATGGTGAGGCTGAACATAAGATCACACCAGATATCAAATACAGCAAAAACTTTGGAGTGGTAATCTAACAAAGagtataatattatttatttatttatttaaaatatctttaccccaCCCACTGCCttgaaaaggaaccaaggcaacttacaacaatgaaagttgaaaacaatgactaTGCAACAATGACTAttcaacagtggttaacatctttaaaggacaatatttaaaactatgaacaataaATAAAGAGGCATCTGCATAAGCCTCTCAAAATACCAACCACTACTCTCACAGTATAACATCAAATACAGTGGGTATAAAGAGTTTACACACCCCTGCTAAAATGTCATGTGTctttgatgtaaaaaaatgaaacaaagataacttcagaactttttccacctttaatgagacctatgaactgtataACTCAactgaacaacaaactgaaatgttttaggtggagggaagtaaaaaataaaaaactgaaataatatggttgcatctgtgtgcacacccttaaactaatactttgtagaagcaccttttgattttattacaccactcagcctttttgggtatgagtctatcagtatggaatatcttgacttggcaatatttgcccactcttctttgcaaaaacgtTCCAAATCTTTCAGATTGCAAGAGTGTCTCCTGTGCACAGCTCTCTTccgatcaccccacagatattcaatcggattccggtctgggctctggctgggccattccaaaacattaatcttcttctggtgaagccattcctttgttgatctggatgtatgctttggg is part of the Pogona vitticeps strain Pit_001003342236 chromosome 5, PviZW2.1, whole genome shotgun sequence genome and encodes:
- the DCP1B gene encoding mRNA-decapping enzyme 1B isoform X1, producing MNIFFSSIVTRCGCSVHITEIKDAQFDDNMIHVLEKILQIDDPWRLLPSLFPVISNENYIKEKVLCRPNQMQVEIASKEALKINISENHEVLQIYQIFWINNYLRSASPKYGFTIMNRLSMENRTEPITKDLDFQLQDPFLLYRNARLSIYGIWFYDKEECQRIAELMKNLTQQEQLKAQHGASIGISPVNLNSGDCKEVDILQMLTRAKDEYTKCKTCSEPKQITSSSAIYNNPNLIKPIPVKPSETPHQCTSHQAQKVDLEPQHLSLMTLFGKQDKSSIYQDPAEQSQKLRQENFPLKQGVVRSLSYEDPGRHSPTAEKQLCPAIQKLMVRGAELHPVVELPENRVCENGSKPTMEEVFTGLFQPVVSQNIQPPHPAQDTTTPQSLLRQLQGQSGQMAKLEPSNLGPANSVASVFSQTPVVSSVAQVKSVTQPHMMYFNGSLPAQTLGPPALGKEQPKLPGQSISLSANQSGNSGVISPQELLKKLQIVQQEQQLHVSSRPTLAAKFPVATQSTSMLKHLDSWMDKVSITEKQPPLFQVISPQRIPATVAPSLLMSPMVFSQTAPTPPKPNENGWLPVVNQEAASVSANLLLPMQNSELPAANSNPLTKKQLQETLLHLIQNDENFLNIIYDAYLVSVRKAALKKPN
- the DCP1B gene encoding mRNA-decapping enzyme 1B isoform X2, which produces MAATAAGAAPLGKGLDISLAALQRHDPYISSIVDVASQVALYTFGHRANEWEKTDVEGTLFVYTRSASPKYGFTIMNRLSMENRTEPITKDLDFQLQDPFLLYRNARLSIYGIWFYDKEECQRIAELMKNLTQQEQLKAQHGASIGISPVNLNSGDCKEVDILQMLTRAKDEYTKCKTCSEPKQITSSSAIYNNPNLIKPIPVKPSETPHQCTSHQAQKVDLEPQHLSLMTLFGKQDKSSIYQDPAEQSQKLRQENFPLKQGVVRSLSYEDPGRHSPTAEKQLCPAIQKLMVRGAELHPVVELPENRVCENGSKPTMEEVFTGLFQPVVSQNIQPPHPAQDTTTPQSLLRQLQGQSGQMAKLEPSNLGPANSVASVFSQTPVVSSVAQVKSVTQPHMMYFNGSLPAQTLGPPALGKEQPKLPGQSISLSANQSGNSGVISPQELLKKLQIVQQEQQLHVSSRPTLAAKFPVATQSTSMLKHLDSWMDKVSITEKQPPLFQVISPQRIPATVAPSLLMSPMVFSQTAPTPPKPNENGWLPVVNQEAASVSANLLLPMQNSELPAANSNPLTKKQLQETLLHLIQNDENFLNIIYDAYLVSVRKAALKKPN